ATAATAGTGAAGGTTATATAATATGGTAGACCATAATAGACTCAATGCTGCTAGCGGACTGTATACTATCCAAACTTAACGAGGGCGGCTATATCGCATATAATTCAGATTTGCCACTATCGGGATATTCATCAATATATGGTTTTCTCGCAAGGTCCTTATGCCTTATATCTGCGACTCCATATTTAACATAACTTTCCCTCGCGATATTTAAACTAACACGATTAGCACCGCCTTCATAATCTACGTCATCCATTTGAATTCCCTCTCCTTCCCAAATAAAAATGGGACAAGTTTGAAAAGTATTTTTAGCTTTCTGATCTAAAGTATAAAATCCACAAC
The nucleotide sequence above comes from Bacteroidota bacterium. Encoded proteins:
- a CDS encoding CPCC family cysteine-rich protein yields the protein MRNNTYAKFECPCCGFYTLDQKAKNTFQTCPIFIWEGEGIQMDDVDYEGGANRVSLNIARESYVKYGVADIRHKDLARKPYIDEYPDSGKSELYAI